In Musa acuminata AAA Group cultivar baxijiao chromosome BXJ2-10, Cavendish_Baxijiao_AAA, whole genome shotgun sequence, a genomic segment contains:
- the LOC103969547 gene encoding protein DWARF 53-LIKE, which yields MPTPVSNARACLAAEAAAALDGAVSVALRRAHAQTTSLHVVYALLLSSSSSYPSPAAGRGADGGSHAPCSILLGDALSRARSSVYSPRLQFKALELCFGVALNRLPSSSSNRQAVEEGGGGDEPPVSNSLMAAIKRSQAIQRRNPETLYLYQQQQTPGGGGASSFSGVKVELQQLLLAILDDPVVSRAFGDAGFCSTDIKLAILGPPPPILRFPRAARSSPLFLSNFSAGDGFETVLTSRELVFPFPTATAQLCSDGGGENCRRIGEILARKSSGRNPMLVGVGAGEAARDFAQVVERQNWAVLPPELHGIKLVSIEKEVAELSTGGCDQLAVGIRLEEMGKKAESPGAILNIGDLKRAVEGCAECNDKESCLVSEVTRLLEVHHGRLWVMGWSATYETYMKFLSKHPMLDKDWGLQLLPITSVRTGMGRSLTRPSSLMESFVPLGGFFPTAYESKGIFSSVYSSVFRYDDCNDKCEQEVSLTLSVDGQQNANLPFWLHKANMVSLNDGSYAAKAKDDQIVLNAKIMDLQKKWNDNSQCLHHGCQTTNTDDCAAVACTTNPSYISNMERACSWNGENPDDDQRPRGHGIPYPISVGTQKIIMAGKRISLPSVLEPENEDLSLKLQVRPSKGEQLQREFFQSHQGDEHASPSSVTSVMTDLVLGTLHEPLCNEENFVWQEQKDHLEDLSGCLPSMSADMIRKFGPDVAVESSSDEKSTHPLVLTHSFSQVSNDCASAYNKSSLISSNTRHKFDLSNYKPLCSSLINKVCQQEEAAIAATQAIVHCKTGERRRGASLRGDVWLSFRGPDKIGKKRVAMALAETIYGIKENFVCIDLSYQDCVAHPRSICNQQDAIGNGLQCRGKMNADHIAIELSKKLGSVVFLENVDKADLLVQNSLSQAIRTGKFPDSHGRELGINDAIFILTSSGTQGQNFSRRKDHSSFSEENILAASCWQMKIFLEPSPETAKLSFASTQKPRNNQVYEHSVFVRKRKLDISDDLMSAKRAQTTSNVFLDLNLPVEDVEGHKDHSKSENSAAWMEDFLGLVDATVDFKPIDFDAFADSILKDINKIFLSNFGSDCVLEIEQKAMEEILAAAWSSEDRGALNNWFEQVLVRSLTELRCRYNLSSTHNILRLVACKDTFAQEHAPGVLLPSRIIID from the exons ATGCCGACGCCGGTTAGTAACGCGCGCGCGTGCCTCGCTGCCGAGGCGGCTGCGGCACTCGACGGCGCCGTGTCGGTCGCCCTCCGCCGCGCCCACGCCCAGACCACGTCCCTCCACGTCGTCTACGctctcctcctctcttcctcctcctcctacccCTCCCCCGCAGCCGGAAGAGGCGCGGATGGAGGCTCGCATGCGCCGTGTTCGATCCTCCTTGGTGACGCGCTCTCACGAGCCCGGAGCTCCGTATATTCGCCCAGGCTACAGTTCAAGGCGCTTGAGCTCTGCTTCGGAGTGGCTCTCAACCGGCTGCCGTCGTCGTCGAGCAACAGGCAGGCGGTGGAGGAGGGTGGCGGCGGTGATGAACCGCCGGTTTCGAACTCGCTGATGGCGGCGATCAAGCGGTCGCAGGCGATCCAGCGGCGGAATCCGGAGACGTTGTACCTGTACCAGCAGCAGCAGACCCCCGGCGGCGGTGGCGCATCGTCGTTCTCCGGGGTGAAGGTGGAACTCCAGCAGCTGTTGCTCGCGATCTTGGATGACCCCGTGGTCAGCCGGGCGTTTGGCGACGCCGGATTCTGCAGCACGGACATCAAGCTCGCCATTCTCGGCCCCCCGCCGCCCATCCTCCGCTTTCCCCGCGCCGCCCGATCTTCCCCGCTCTTCCTGTCCAATTTCTCGGCCGGGGATGGATTCGAGACAGTACTCACCTCCCGAGAGCTCGTTTTCCCCTTCCCCACGGCCACCGCGCAGCTCTGCTCCGACGGCGGCGGTGAGAATTGCCGGAGGATAGGGGAGATCCTTGCTCGGAAGAGCAGCGGACGGAATCCGATGCTGGTCGGAGTTGGCGCCGGCGAGGCAGCTCGAGACTTCGCCCAAGTAGTCGAGCGGCAGAATTGGGCGGTTTTGCCGCCAGAGCTACATGGAATAAAGCTTGTTAGCATCGAGAAGGAGGTGGCCGAGCTCAGTACTGGCGGCTGTGATCAGCTGGCGGTTGGCATTCGGCTGGAGGAGATGGGGAAGAAAGCAGAGTCACCAGGTGCCATCTTGAACATTGGGGACTTGAAGAGGGCAGTGGAAGGCTGTGCTGAATGCAATGATAAGGAAAGCTGTTTGGTTTCAGAGGTTACCAGATTGTTGGAGGTCCACCATGGGAGATTGTGGGTGATGGGATGGTCGGCGACGTACGAGACATACATGAAGTTCTTGTCCAAGCATCCAATGCTGGATAAAGATTGGGGTTTGCAGTTGTTGCCAATCACTTCAGTGAGGACTGGAATGGGTAGATCACTTACCAGACCTTCAAG CTTGATGGAGTCATTTGTTCCACTAGGAGGATTTTTCCCTACAGCATATGAGTCAAAGGGCATATTTAGCAGTGTGTATTCATCAGTGTTCCGCTATGACGATTGCAATGACAAGTGCGAGCAAGAAGTTTCTCTTACTCTTTCAGTTGATGGTCAGCAAAATGCAAACTTGCCTTTTTGGCTGCACAAAGCCAATATGGTTAGCCTGAATGATGGATCCTATGCAGCAAAG gctaaagatgatcaaatagtttTGAATGCTAAGATTATGGATTTGCAAAAGAAATGGAATGATAACAGCCAATGCCTCCATCATGGTTGTCAGACAACAAACACAGACGATTGTGCTGCTGTTGCTTGCACTACGAATCCATCATATATTTCTAACATGGAGAGGGCCTGCAGTTGGAATGGTGAAAATCCTGATGATGATCAAAGGCCAAGAGGGCATGGAATTCCATATCCTATTTCAGTAGGTACACAGAAGATCATCATGGCTGGTAAGAGGATCTCCTTGCCTTCGGTTTTGGAACCAGAAAATGAGGACCTATCATTGAAACTTCAGGTCAGACCTTCCAAAGGTGAACAGCTTCAAAGGGAGTTCTTCCAATCTCACCAGGGCGATGAACATGCTTCACCTTCCTCTGTTACATCTGTCATGACAGATTTGGTTTTGGGAACTCTTCATGAGCCGCTTTGCAATGAGGAAAATTTTGTTTGGCAAGAGCAAAAAGATCATTTGGAGGATTTGTCTGGTTGTTTGCCATCAATGAGTGCTGATATGATTAGAAAATTTGGCCCAGATGTTGCTGTTGAATCATCTTCAGACGAAAAGAGTACCCATCCACTTGTTCTGACCcactcattttcacaggtttcaAATGATTGTGCCTCTGCCTACAATAAAAGCTCACTCATCTCGTCCAATACAAGGCACAAGTTTGATTTGAGTAACTATAAACCATTATGTTCAAGTCTCATCAACAAAGTTTGCCAACAAGAAGAAGCAGCTATTGCTGCTACTCAAGCTATAGTCCATTGTAAAACTGGTGAAAGACGTCGTGGTGCAAGCCTGAGAGGAGATGTTTGGCTCAGTTTTCGCGGCCCAGACAAGATTGGAAAGAAGAGAGTAGCAATGGCTCTTGCAGAAACAATATATGGGATCAAAGAAAACTTTGTATGCATTGATCTAAGTTACCAGGATTGTGTTGCTCATCCCAGGAGCATCTGTAACCAACAGGATGCCATCGGAAATGGTTTACAATGTAGAGGAAAAATGAATGCGGACCATATTGCTATAGAGCTAAGCAAGAAACTAGGATCTGTTGTATTCCTTGAAAATGTGGATAAAGCTGACTTGCTTGTTCAGAACAGTTTATCCCAAGCTATTCGTACCGGTAAATTTCCTGACTCCCATGGAAGGGAATTGGGCATAAACGATGCCATATTTATCCTGACTTCATCAGGAACTCAAGGCCAAAACTTTTCTCGGAGGAAAGATCACAGTAGTTTTTCCGAGGAGAATATTCTGGCAGCTTCATGTTGGCAGATGAAGATTTTCTTAGAACCATCTCCAGAAACTGCTAAGCTCTCATTTGCTTCAACTCAAAAACCCAGGAATAATCAAGTATATGAACACTCTGTTTTTGTAAGAAAGCGCAAGCTGGATATTTCTGATGATTTGATGTCTGCAAAACGGGCACAAACAACCTCAAATGTGTTCTTAGACTTGAATCTGCCTGTAGAAGACGTTGAAGGTCACAAAGATCACTCTAAATCAGAAAATTCGGCGGCATGGATGGAAGACTTCCTCGGCCTAGTCGATGCAACAGTGGACTTCAAGCCTATTGATTTCGATGCCTTTGCTGATAGTATTTTGAAAGATATAAACAAGATCTTTCTTAGTAATTTTGGTTCTGATTGTGTGTTGGAGATTGAACAAAAGGCAATGGAGGAGATACTTGCAGCAGCATGGTCATCAGAAGATAGGGGAGCTCTAAATAACTGGTTCGAGCAGGTTCTTGTCAGGAGTCTCACTGAGTTGAGATGCAGGTACAACCTCTCATCAACTCACAACATTCTTAGACTTGTTGCTTGCAAGGATACATTTGCTCAGGAGCATGCACCTGGAGTTCTCCTTCCTTCAAGAATCATCATCGACTGA